A genomic stretch from Mycobacteriales bacterium includes:
- a CDS encoding cupin domain-containing protein: MDQPVDLATALARFEEPWSPRTVATLNDYDIRVVKTRGEFTRHSHPETDEVFLVMNGSLTIRLDDGDVTLGPGQLYVIPRGVHHQPVSVDGAEVVLIEPSTTVNTGDTPSELTAERRPG; encoded by the coding sequence ATGGATCAACCTGTCGACCTGGCCACAGCCTTGGCTCGTTTCGAGGAGCCTTGGTCCCCGCGCACGGTGGCCACCCTCAACGACTACGACATCCGAGTTGTCAAGACCAGGGGCGAGTTCACCCGGCACAGCCACCCGGAGACCGATGAGGTCTTCCTTGTGATGAACGGCTCGCTGACCATTCGTCTCGACGACGGGGACGTCACGCTCGGACCTGGACAGCTGTACGTCATACCGCGCGGAGTGCACCACCAGCCGGTGTCGGTCGACGGCGCGGAGGTCGTTCTCATCGAGCCGAGCACGACGGTCAATACCGGAGACACCCCGAGCGAGCTCACGGCCGAGCGCCGCCCCGGATGA